A genome region from Candidatus Methylacidiphilales bacterium includes the following:
- a CDS encoding tetratricopeptide repeat protein produces the protein MTRMLFVLGLVFALVLGPQARAASSPQDLYLRIYLLIQEAEKLEIAGQKASARERYSIALDRLDSLQKSNPDWESTIVKYRQKYCKDKIDTLKEATDANPDQIIPPVPSDLVQGQMAPAPSAPPRDLSPNEKLNVSAAPMIETTNNGGAPATGADEPSTLKSRIRDLESQLSETKERLEEARAEAAQLRSKVNELDNKIRIALEGSTDEKVAMLMKENQQMRAKLGSTEGAIASMQTSPGGASLVNLQEQVKKIQDQLALSRSENEALQKTNEEYRNKLNEVQKQLAEAEVKTAAATESLRKEVGLLRGIVDRQMKEQARREVAKRMALEELAALNIESSKLKTQLDILGSPLVELTEEEKGLLRQPTASVAADTAGGNFSAPLSETGADYANRPRVPGEFKDLAREANELFAQGKFDEAAAKYQTILNTYPDSLYALSNIAVVRFQQQNYKEAEIYLRKAVQQSPQDAFSHSILGISLYQQGKYDEAVQMLSRAIALDPNDPKTRNYLGISASQKGWQEAAEQECRKAIELDPNYGDAHFNLAVIYATQKPPSLELARRHYNRAVELGIPRDQQLEGMIK, from the coding sequence ATGACGCGCATGCTGTTCGTACTCGGGTTGGTTTTTGCTTTGGTTCTGGGCCCCCAGGCCCGTGCCGCCAGCTCGCCGCAAGACCTGTATTTGCGGATTTACCTGCTGATCCAAGAGGCGGAAAAACTGGAAATCGCCGGCCAAAAAGCCTCGGCCCGTGAACGCTACAGTATCGCTTTGGACCGTCTCGACTCCCTCCAAAAAAGCAATCCCGACTGGGAATCCACCATCGTCAAATACCGGCAGAAGTATTGCAAGGACAAGATCGACACCCTCAAGGAGGCCACTGACGCCAACCCCGACCAGATCATCCCCCCGGTTCCTTCGGACCTGGTCCAAGGCCAGATGGCACCGGCGCCATCCGCGCCGCCGCGCGATCTTTCCCCCAACGAAAAGTTGAACGTCAGCGCCGCCCCGATGATCGAGACGACCAACAACGGCGGGGCCCCTGCCACCGGGGCGGATGAACCCTCGACCCTCAAGTCTCGCATCCGCGACCTCGAAAGCCAGCTTTCGGAAACCAAGGAACGCCTGGAAGAAGCCCGGGCCGAGGCGGCCCAGCTCCGCAGCAAAGTCAACGAACTCGACAACAAGATCCGCATCGCGCTCGAAGGCAGCACCGACGAGAAGGTGGCGATGCTGATGAAAGAAAACCAACAGATGCGGGCCAAGCTGGGCAGCACCGAAGGGGCCATTGCCAGCATGCAGACTTCCCCCGGCGGCGCTTCCCTGGTCAACCTCCAGGAACAGGTCAAAAAAATCCAGGACCAGCTCGCGCTCAGCCGCTCGGAAAACGAAGCGCTGCAAAAGACCAACGAAGAATACCGCAACAAACTCAACGAAGTTCAAAAGCAGCTTGCTGAAGCAGAAGTCAAAACCGCCGCCGCCACGGAATCCCTCCGCAAGGAAGTCGGCCTCCTGCGCGGCATCGTTGACCGGCAAATGAAGGAACAGGCCCGGCGTGAAGTCGCCAAGCGCATGGCACTGGAGGAACTGGCCGCCCTCAACATCGAGTCCTCCAAGCTCAAAACCCAACTCGACATCCTGGGTTCTCCCCTGGTGGAATTGACCGAGGAAGAAAAAGGCCTGCTCCGCCAGCCCACCGCCAGCGTCGCGGCGGACACCGCCGGAGGCAACTTCTCCGCCCCGCTTTCAGAAACCGGAGCCGACTACGCCAACCGCCCGCGCGTCCCCGGTGAATTCAAGGACCTGGCCCGCGAGGCCAACGAGCTCTTCGCCCAGGGCAAATTCGATGAGGCCGCCGCCAAGTACCAGACCATCCTCAACACCTACCCCGATTCCCTTTACGCCCTTTCCAACATCGCCGTGGTCCGCTTCCAACAGCAGAACTACAAAGAGGCGGAAATCTACCTCCGCAAAGCGGTGCAACAATCCCCCCAGGACGCCTTCTCGCACTCCATCCTCGGCATTTCCCTCTACCAGCAGGGCAAGTATGACGAAGCCGTGCAAATGCTCAGCCGCGCCATTGCGCTCGACCCGAACGATCCCAAAACCCGCAATTACCTCGGTATTTCTGCCTCGCAGAAGGGCTGGCAGGAAGCGGCCGAACAGGAATGCCGCAAGGCCATCGAATTGGATCCCAACTACGGGGATGCCCATTTCAACCTGGCCGTCATTTACGCCACGCAAAAACCACCCTCCCTCGAACTGGCCCGCCGCCATTACAACCGCGCGGTCGAACTCGGCATCCCGCGTGATCAACAGTTGGAAGGCATGATCAAGTAA
- a CDS encoding HNH endonuclease: MEAVLSQPVLVLNRLWQAVNTCSAKRAFSLLYIGHAHVVHAEDESFQTFDFEKWFDHSQSSRDAHGDWVQTVHFKIRVPKIIVLMAFDHLPMKEVKLTRQNIFERDNFTCQYCHKPFERALLNIDHIMPRDRGGKTTWENVATSCIRCNTKKGNRLPHEANMQLLKKPKKPKLRPFINVHITRERHPSWSHFLDFGNWKVELSS, translated from the coding sequence ATGGAAGCGGTGCTCTCGCAACCCGTCCTCGTTTTGAACCGTCTCTGGCAGGCGGTCAACACCTGCTCTGCCAAGCGCGCTTTTTCCCTGCTCTATATCGGGCATGCGCATGTGGTGCATGCTGAGGATGAGTCCTTCCAGACCTTTGACTTCGAAAAGTGGTTCGATCACTCCCAGTCCAGCCGGGATGCGCATGGGGACTGGGTGCAGACCGTCCACTTCAAGATCCGGGTGCCCAAGATCATCGTGCTCATGGCGTTCGACCATTTGCCGATGAAGGAGGTCAAGCTGACCCGGCAGAACATTTTCGAGCGCGACAATTTCACCTGCCAGTATTGCCACAAGCCCTTCGAGCGCGCCCTCCTGAACATCGACCACATCATGCCCCGCGACCGTGGGGGCAAGACCACCTGGGAAAACGTGGCCACTTCCTGCATTCGTTGCAACACCAAGAAGGGCAACCGCCTGCCCCATGAAGCCAACATGCAATTGCTCAAGAAGCCGAAGAAACCCAAGCTCCGGCCCTTCATCAATGTCCACATCACACGCGAGCGCCACCCTTCTTGGAGCCACTTCCTTGATTTCGGCAACTGGAAGGTTGAGTTGAGCAGCTGA
- a CDS encoding gamma carbonic anhydrase family protein has product MDAAARLQHHLQQKPDTAAAAFVAASADVMGAVTLKKDSSVWYQTVLRGDIQTITVGEGSNIQDGTVVHLADDGPAVIGDYTTIGHQAMIHACTIGNETLVGMGAIILDYANIGNQCIIGAGSLVTKGTVIPDGSMVLGSPGKVVRPLKPEERAGLRAWAEKYIHVARAHAALNR; this is encoded by the coding sequence ATGGACGCCGCTGCCCGCCTGCAACACCACCTCCAGCAAAAACCCGATACCGCCGCCGCCGCATTCGTTGCCGCCTCAGCCGACGTTATGGGCGCTGTGACCCTGAAAAAAGACAGCAGCGTTTGGTATCAAACGGTGCTCCGGGGCGACATCCAGACCATCACCGTGGGCGAGGGCAGCAACATCCAGGACGGTACCGTGGTCCACTTGGCCGACGACGGGCCGGCGGTCATCGGTGATTACACCACCATCGGACACCAGGCGATGATCCATGCCTGCACCATTGGCAACGAAACCCTGGTCGGCATGGGCGCCATCATTCTCGACTACGCAAACATCGGAAACCAGTGCATCATTGGCGCCGGATCCCTGGTCACCAAGGGCACCGTCATCCCCGATGGCTCGATGGTCCTGGGCTCGCCCGGCAAGGTTGTACGTCCGCTCAAACCCGAGGAGCGGGCCGGCCTGCGCGCTTGGGCGGAAAAGTACATCCACGTCGCCAGGGCCCACGCGGCACTGAACCGTTGA
- a CDS encoding aminotransferase class V-fold PLP-dependent enzyme — protein sequence MNPVIYFDNNATTEINPGVFEAMVPFLTRHHANPSSAYGPARVVREAVESARDRVAALLGCESREVVFTSCGTESDNAAISSALQTSGGRHLVVSAVEHSAIKNHAERLELQGYAVTWLPVAGDGTLTPEQVEAALRPDTALVSIMWANNETGVLFPVEEIAARCAARGVAFHTDAVQVPGKLPIRLKDTSIDYLSISGHKFHAPKGVGALYVRRRSKFLPYLIGGHQEKGRRGGTENTASIVGMGEAASRALETLAVEQTAVRALRDRFEAGVLSSIAGAQVNGHRENRLPNTTNLAFPGVAAEALILLLDREGVCASAGSACTTGSMEPSHVLRALAVPRELALGSVRFSFCHTNTDAEVDRVLGLLPGLVSQLREKPPTIEEIRALAVH from the coding sequence ATGAATCCAGTCATTTACTTCGACAACAACGCCACCACCGAGATCAATCCGGGGGTTTTCGAGGCCATGGTGCCCTTCCTCACCCGGCACCATGCCAATCCCTCCAGCGCCTACGGCCCGGCCCGGGTGGTGCGCGAGGCCGTGGAGTCGGCCCGCGACCGCGTGGCCGCGCTCCTCGGTTGTGAAAGCCGGGAAGTGGTCTTCACCAGTTGCGGCACCGAATCCGACAACGCCGCAATCTCCTCCGCCCTGCAAACTTCCGGCGGTCGCCACCTCGTGGTCAGCGCGGTCGAACATTCCGCGATCAAAAACCATGCCGAGCGTCTTGAACTCCAGGGTTATGCGGTCACCTGGCTGCCCGTGGCGGGCGATGGCACCCTCACCCCCGAGCAGGTCGAAGCAGCCCTGCGACCCGACACCGCCCTGGTTTCCATCATGTGGGCCAACAACGAAACCGGGGTGCTTTTCCCGGTGGAAGAAATCGCCGCCCGCTGTGCCGCCCGCGGCGTGGCCTTCCACACCGATGCCGTCCAGGTTCCCGGCAAGCTCCCCATCCGGCTCAAGGATACGTCCATCGACTACCTTTCCATCTCCGGCCACAAATTCCATGCCCCCAAAGGCGTGGGCGCTCTTTATGTCCGGCGGCGGTCCAAGTTCCTTCCCTACCTCATCGGTGGTCATCAAGAAAAGGGCCGCCGTGGGGGCACGGAGAACACGGCTTCCATTGTCGGTATGGGGGAGGCCGCAAGCCGCGCCCTGGAAACGCTCGCTGTCGAGCAAACCGCGGTGCGCGCCCTGCGCGACCGCTTTGAAGCCGGTGTGCTCTCCTCGATCGCGGGTGCCCAAGTCAACGGTCACCGGGAAAACCGCCTGCCCAACACCACCAACCTGGCCTTCCCCGGGGTGGCGGCGGAGGCCCTCATCCTCCTGCTCGACCGCGAGGGCGTGTGCGCCTCGGCCGGATCGGCCTGCACCACCGGCTCGATGGAACCCTCACACGTGCTGCGCGCCTTGGCGGTGCCCCGTGAATTGGCCCTGGGCTCGGTCCGGTTTTCCTTCTGCCACACCAATACGGATGCGGAAGTGGACCGCGTGCTGGGGTTGCTTCCGGGCTTGGTGAGTCAGTTGCGGGAAAAGCCCCCGACCATCGAGGAAATACGCGCCCTGGCCGTGCATTGA